In a genomic window of bacterium:
- a CDS encoding Glu/Leu/Phe/Val dehydrogenase: MAQFDEAAVILKLTPSQCAMIRQPRRVTEVKLPVRMDDGTIRTFTGYRVQHNIARGPAKGGVRFHPDVNLDEVKALAFWMTYKCAVADIPMGGGKGGVIVDPTKLSLGELERLSRRYFAEMYDLFGPDRDVPAPDVNTTPQVMAWFMDTYSMHHRDHIPSVVTGKPLAIGGSAGRMMATSRGLLFCLRRAAAAHGEKMSDLRVAIQGFGNVGGYAAALLHDDGCRIVAISDVSGAYRNDDGIDVQAAMDYCAKNKTLADFETSGKARKFKRPEELLELDVDVLAPCALELVITMKNADRIRTRYIAEGANGPIEHAADKALAKRGIFVIPDILCNADGVVVSYLEWVQNRMGYYWTEERVNEDLERIMNRAFDSVYETSQKHDCTMRVAAFVVAIERVNRAAELRGLYA; encoded by the coding sequence ATGGCTCAATTCGATGAGGCGGCCGTGATCCTGAAGCTAACGCCAAGCCAGTGTGCCATGATTCGTCAGCCGCGGCGGGTAACGGAAGTCAAACTGCCCGTCCGCATGGACGATGGAACGATTCGCACGTTCACCGGCTATCGCGTGCAGCACAACATCGCCCGTGGACCGGCCAAGGGCGGTGTCCGTTTTCATCCCGATGTAAACCTTGATGAAGTCAAAGCGCTGGCGTTCTGGATGACCTATAAATGTGCCGTGGCGGATATTCCTATGGGCGGCGGCAAAGGCGGCGTGATCGTGGACCCGACGAAGCTCAGTCTTGGTGAGCTTGAACGGCTTTCCCGTCGCTACTTTGCCGAGATGTACGATCTGTTTGGTCCCGATCGCGACGTCCCCGCGCCCGACGTCAACACCACCCCTCAGGTCATGGCGTGGTTCATGGACACCTACTCCATGCACCACCGCGATCACATTCCGTCCGTGGTTACTGGCAAGCCGCTCGCTATCGGCGGGAGCGCGGGAAGAATGATGGCGACTTCGCGGGGACTGCTCTTCTGCCTGCGCCGGGCCGCGGCGGCTCACGGAGAGAAAATGTCGGATCTTCGCGTTGCCATTCAGGGATTCGGCAACGTCGGCGGATATGCCGCTGCGCTTCTTCATGACGATGGTTGCAGGATCGTCGCGATTTCCGACGTTTCGGGTGCCTACCGTAATGACGACGGTATTGACGTTCAAGCGGCCATGGATTACTGCGCCAAGAACAAGACCCTGGCGGATTTTGAAACTTCGGGGAAAGCGCGCAAATTCAAGAGACCGGAGGAACTCCTCGAACTGGACGTGGACGTTCTTGCTCCCTGCGCGCTTGAATTGGTCATTACGATGAAAAACGCCGATCGTATTCGTACACGCTACATTGCAGAGGGAGCCAACGGTCCGATTGAGCATGCTGCCGACAAGGCACTCGCCAAGCGAGGAATCTTCGTAATTCCCGATATTCTTTGTAACGCTGACGGGGTCGTCGTGAGTTACCTTGAATGGGTGCAGAATCGGATGGGCTACTACTGGACCGAGGAACGCGTCAACGAAGATCTGGAACGTATTATGAATCGCGCATTCGATTCCGTCTATGAAACGTCTCAGAAACACGACTGCACGATGCGCGTGGCCGCCTTTGTCGTCGCGATTGAACGAGTGAACCGCGCTGCCGAGTTGCGGGGATTGTACGCTTGA
- a CDS encoding acyl-CoA dehydrogenase family protein, whose protein sequence is MIRDTVRSFVTDRLMPIIQAYNRDARFPLELVAEAGQLGLIGAPYPEKYGCADLGSVAYGLINQELERGDSGMRSFVSVQTGLVMYPIFSYGTDAQKDYWLPRLATGEKIGCFGLTEPDFGSNPGGMLTRAVDKGSHFVLSGTKAWITNGTISDVAIVWAKLDGVVRGFIVETDREGFSAPEIKDKFSLRASVTSDLILEDVEIPKENILPGVKGLKGPLSCLTQARYGIAWGAMGAACAVFDEVLKYSLSRIQFDKPIASFQLVQNKLAWMATEITKGQLLVYRLAQLKAANRLRPQHVSMAKRNNVGVALEIARVGRDILGANGISNEYHTFRHMNNLESVNTYEGTYDIHTLILGEDLTGIAAYV, encoded by the coding sequence ATGATTCGCGATACGGTTCGCAGTTTCGTGACGGACAGACTCATGCCGATCATTCAGGCGTACAACCGCGACGCGCGTTTCCCTCTCGAACTTGTGGCCGAAGCCGGTCAGCTCGGACTGATCGGCGCGCCCTACCCCGAGAAATACGGCTGCGCGGACTTGGGTTCGGTCGCCTACGGACTGATCAATCAGGAGCTGGAACGAGGCGACTCGGGAATGCGCTCGTTCGTGTCGGTCCAGACGGGGCTGGTAATGTATCCGATCTTCAGCTACGGTACCGACGCGCAGAAAGACTATTGGCTGCCCAGACTCGCAACCGGCGAGAAAATCGGGTGCTTCGGACTGACCGAGCCTGACTTCGGCTCGAATCCGGGAGGCATGTTGACTCGCGCCGTGGACAAGGGATCACACTTCGTTCTATCGGGTACCAAGGCGTGGATTACCAATGGAACGATTTCCGACGTCGCGATTGTGTGGGCGAAACTCGACGGCGTTGTGCGCGGTTTCATCGTCGAGACCGACCGGGAGGGTTTTTCCGCTCCCGAAATCAAGGACAAATTCTCCCTACGGGCAAGCGTCACATCCGATCTGATTCTCGAAGACGTCGAAATTCCCAAGGAAAACATTCTGCCCGGAGTGAAGGGTCTGAAGGGACCGCTTTCGTGCCTGACGCAGGCCCGCTATGGAATCGCGTGGGGAGCGATGGGAGCGGCTTGTGCGGTGTTCGACGAGGTGTTGAAGTACAGCCTATCTCGAATCCAATTCGACAAGCCGATTGCTTCCTTTCAACTCGTCCAGAACAAACTGGCATGGATGGCGACGGAAATCACCAAGGGGCAACTCCTGGTGTATCGGCTCGCTCAGTTGAAAGCGGCGAATCGTCTGCGGCCCCAACACGTCTCGATGGCCAAGCGGAACAACGTGGGCGTGGCCCTCGAGATCGCCCGCGTCGGACGCGATATTCTCGGGGCTAACGGAATCTCGAATGAGTATCACACCTTCCGCCATATGAACAACCTCGAGTCCGTGAATACCTACGAAGGCACGTACGACATTCACACGCTGATATTGGGAGAGGATCTGACGGGAATCGCGGCGTACGTGTGA
- a CDS encoding thiamine diphosphokinase has protein sequence MLERMIHRLPFIRSEYDGLIVANGQTVQRALFRALRNRSSLVIALDGGLEQLRRWNVVPDHVIGDFDSVSVSALDWARKHNARIHRRPSQEEPDVAKGLDLCRRLGCSTAAVIGFAGSRVDHMLATLHFALKARKLSIELFTDEAVLFPLKGGVSCEFVVPAGHLVSWFGCPVAEHCTLAGVVWPFRNRTLRADGFHSLSNVPTAPTVQAIQRRGRSVFTISLAPIVRKGE, from the coding sequence ATGCTTGAGCGCATGATTCACCGACTTCCCTTCATACGATCCGAATACGACGGCCTGATCGTCGCGAACGGTCAGACCGTGCAGCGCGCATTGTTTCGCGCGTTGCGGAATCGGTCGAGTCTCGTGATTGCTCTCGACGGGGGACTGGAACAACTTCGCCGATGGAACGTCGTACCGGATCATGTGATCGGTGACTTCGATTCGGTTTCTGTTTCTGCCTTGGATTGGGCTCGCAAGCACAACGCAAGAATCCACCGGCGTCCGTCGCAGGAAGAGCCTGACGTCGCCAAAGGGCTCGACTTGTGTCGTCGTCTGGGTTGTTCCACGGCGGCCGTCATAGGATTCGCCGGGAGCCGCGTGGATCATATGCTGGCAACGCTGCATTTTGCCCTGAAAGCTCGAAAGCTATCCATTGAACTGTTCACGGATGAAGCCGTGCTGTTTCCGCTGAAGGGTGGCGTATCCTGCGAGTTCGTCGTTCCCGCCGGTCATCTCGTTTCCTGGTTCGGCTGTCCGGTTGCCGAACACTGCACTCTTGCCGGAGTGGTTTGGCCGTTCCGAAATCGAACACTCCGTGCCGACGGATTCCACAGTCTTTCCAACGTGCCGACTGCTCCCACTGTGCAGGCGATTCAGCGGCGGGGTCGTTCCGTGTTCACGATCAGTTTGGCGCCTATTGTGCGGAAGGGCGAATAA
- a CDS encoding polyphenol oxidase family protein yields MQSNPRTWEPFPDLGWVRGGFSRRSHGGMSWNGNSAVQVVENRTAYMARQGLALEWCVGAEQVHGDRISIVTEADCRRGATDPDTRLPATDGLITRTPGVILTTLHADCAPVFFADPLNRSVGLAHVGWRSAVAGLPGKMLRRLAKEFHSRPASVRIAVGPMISEERYPVDDEVATAFRQEFGDTVLAMRDGNAHLDLFAVIVRDLEHAAGFPITALERPPCTASDSGYWSFRRDGADARSMMAWLTITTG; encoded by the coding sequence ATGCAATCTAATCCCCGGACATGGGAACCCTTCCCCGATCTCGGCTGGGTTCGAGGCGGTTTCTCCCGCCGGTCGCACGGAGGCATGTCGTGGAATGGAAATTCTGCCGTGCAGGTCGTGGAGAATCGCACTGCATACATGGCTCGTCAGGGATTGGCACTCGAGTGGTGCGTCGGGGCGGAACAGGTTCATGGAGACCGCATCTCCATCGTGACCGAAGCCGACTGTAGACGGGGCGCTACTGATCCGGACACGCGGCTCCCGGCAACGGATGGTCTGATCACCCGCACACCGGGAGTGATTCTCACAACTCTCCATGCCGACTGTGCGCCGGTGTTCTTCGCGGATCCGCTGAACCGATCCGTCGGTCTTGCCCACGTCGGCTGGCGAAGCGCGGTGGCCGGTCTGCCCGGAAAAATGCTGCGACGGCTTGCTAAGGAATTTCATTCTCGTCCGGCAAGTGTCCGAATCGCCGTCGGTCCCATGATCTCAGAGGAGCGGTACCCCGTCGACGATGAAGTTGCTACCGCATTCCGCCAGGAGTTCGGTGACACGGTTTTGGCGATGCGGGATGGCAATGCCCACTTGGACTTGTTTGCCGTCATCGTCCGTGATCTCGAGCATGCTGCCGGATTTCCGATCACCGCTCTCGAGCGACCTCCGTGTACCGCATCCGATTCTGGCTACTGGTCCTTTCGGCGGGACGGCGCAGATGCCCGCTCGATGATGGCTTGGTTGACCATCACCACGGGCTGA
- a CDS encoding bifunctional homocysteine S-methyltransferase/methylenetetrahydrofolate reductase, whose protein sequence is MISARSRILLDRLHSEVLVADGAMGTALYARGFSYQSCFEELNESQPSVVEVLHREYIAAGAQIITTNTFGANRFRLSEHGFEKRAREINRAGAQIARLAAGEETYVAGSIGPLNRMLEPIGKLSLSDARQAFREQATGLIEGGVDVFVVETMSNIVEVREAFTAIRELSGDIPIIATMTFTEDGKTLVGDKPAEVRRMLLEFGADVIGANCSVGPQPMLDVIERMAGDDVPVAAQPNAGFPKLVGGRYIYLASPQYFAEYAVRFVHSGVGLVGGCCGTTSEHIRAIAAAVRGMKPVKTRSVVVHELEEDTAEAIARTPIPHSDFGADLGKRFMVSVEIDPPRSVNPEPFIRHAQSLKAHGVDLINVADSPLARSRMSALAMAHLIRREAGMDVLLHVSCRDRNALALQSELLGAHALGVLNILAVTGDPPAVGDYPFAKAVFELDSVGLAKMVTRMNGGKDLTGREMEEPTRFMLGVGVNPTSTELDLEYDRLRMKIDAGAQFAFTQPLFDAATLDRFLNDVAGFCKIPIFLGILPLRSSKHAEFIHNEIPDMHVPEPIREAMRNAGTEGTRVGVELAQKLLLETRSSVQGIYLMPPFNKFEMAVEILKVLKR, encoded by the coding sequence ATGATTAGTGCCCGTTCCCGCATTCTGTTGGATCGTCTCCACAGCGAGGTTCTCGTCGCCGACGGCGCGATGGGAACGGCTCTTTACGCGCGCGGATTCTCCTATCAGTCCTGCTTCGAGGAACTCAACGAGTCACAGCCGAGCGTCGTCGAGGTGTTGCATCGCGAGTACATTGCGGCCGGCGCGCAGATTATCACCACCAATACGTTCGGAGCGAACCGTTTTCGATTGAGCGAGCACGGATTTGAGAAACGCGCCCGCGAAATCAATCGAGCCGGCGCGCAGATCGCCCGGTTGGCGGCCGGCGAAGAGACGTATGTAGCCGGTTCTATCGGTCCGCTCAACCGGATGCTGGAACCGATCGGCAAGCTTTCGCTTTCCGATGCACGACAGGCATTCCGCGAGCAGGCAACCGGACTCATTGAAGGCGGAGTGGACGTGTTCGTCGTCGAGACCATGTCCAATATCGTCGAGGTTCGCGAGGCGTTCACCGCGATTCGTGAGCTGTCGGGTGATATTCCGATTATCGCGACGATGACCTTCACCGAGGACGGCAAGACTCTGGTCGGTGACAAACCGGCGGAAGTGCGAAGGATGCTCCTCGAATTCGGAGCCGACGTGATCGGGGCCAACTGCTCGGTCGGCCCGCAACCGATGCTGGATGTTATCGAGCGTATGGCGGGCGATGACGTTCCGGTTGCCGCTCAACCCAACGCCGGTTTCCCGAAACTCGTCGGCGGCCGCTACATTTATCTTGCCTCTCCGCAATACTTCGCCGAATACGCCGTACGATTCGTTCACAGCGGCGTTGGCTTGGTCGGCGGTTGCTGCGGCACGACATCGGAACACATCCGTGCCATCGCGGCTGCCGTTCGCGGCATGAAACCGGTGAAAACTCGCTCGGTTGTCGTGCACGAGTTGGAGGAAGACACGGCAGAAGCGATTGCCCGAACACCGATTCCGCACAGCGATTTCGGCGCGGATCTCGGCAAGCGTTTCATGGTGTCGGTGGAAATTGATCCCCCCCGCAGTGTTAATCCCGAACCGTTCATCCGACATGCGCAGTCGCTCAAGGCTCACGGTGTGGATCTCATCAACGTCGCCGATTCGCCGCTCGCGCGGTCGCGAATGAGTGCGCTGGCGATGGCGCATCTCATCCGCCGCGAAGCGGGAATGGACGTTCTTCTGCATGTGTCCTGTCGGGATCGCAATGCCCTAGCACTCCAATCCGAGCTGTTGGGGGCGCACGCTCTGGGAGTTCTGAATATCTTGGCGGTTACCGGTGATCCGCCAGCGGTGGGCGACTATCCCTTTGCCAAGGCGGTGTTCGAACTCGATTCGGTTGGTTTAGCCAAGATGGTTACGCGCATGAACGGCGGCAAGGACCTCACCGGCCGCGAGATGGAAGAACCGACGCGCTTCATGCTCGGCGTGGGAGTGAATCCGACCTCGACGGAGCTGGACCTCGAGTACGACCGGTTGCGGATGAAGATTGACGCGGGCGCGCAGTTCGCGTTCACGCAGCCACTCTTTGACGCTGCCACGTTGGATCGTTTCCTGAATGACGTGGCGGGCTTCTGTAAGATTCCGATCTTTCTCGGCATTCTGCCGTTGCGCTCTTCCAAGCACGCCGAATTCATCCACAATGAGATTCCCGATATGCACGTGCCCGAACCCATCCGCGAGGCCATGCGAAACGCGGGCACCGAAGGCACCCGCGTGGGAGTGGAACTTGCTCAGAAGCTGCTGCTCGAAACCCGCTCGAGCGTGCAGGGGATCTACCTGATGCCGCCCTTCAACAAATTCGAGATGGCCGTGGAGATTCTCAAGGTGCTGAAGCGATAG
- a CDS encoding MBL fold metallo-hydrolase — protein MRIGPYKVSAIEAGDFRLDGGAMFGVVPKVLWNRTNRADELNRIEMVMRCLLIEDADRKILVDSGAGDKEGQKFTDMYAVDNTQNSLLRSLAALAIKPEQITDVIHTHLHFDHAGGSTRLDSGRVVPMFPNARHYVQKRHWVHALNPTDRDRASFFDHNYRPVQEAGLLELVEGDTELFPGVELIVHDGHSPAMQSVRVFGGDSSIWFPADLIPLSVHVPLPYIMGYDLFPMTTLAEKKRLLPRALEEKWILVYEHDPRITASLLTRDLRGQIVRGETVTLL, from the coding sequence ATGAGAATCGGGCCATATAAAGTCTCGGCGATTGAGGCCGGCGATTTCCGCTTGGATGGGGGCGCGATGTTCGGAGTGGTTCCCAAGGTATTGTGGAACCGCACGAATCGCGCCGACGAGCTGAACCGGATCGAGATGGTGATGCGATGCCTTCTCATTGAGGACGCGGATCGCAAGATTCTCGTGGACAGTGGCGCGGGGGACAAGGAGGGACAAAAGTTCACGGACATGTATGCCGTGGACAATACCCAGAACTCGCTCTTGCGTTCGCTGGCGGCGCTGGCGATCAAGCCCGAGCAGATTACCGACGTGATTCACACGCATTTGCATTTCGATCATGCCGGAGGCTCGACGCGACTCGATAGCGGTCGCGTGGTTCCGATGTTTCCGAACGCTCGACACTACGTGCAGAAACGTCACTGGGTACATGCGCTGAATCCCACCGATCGTGACCGCGCCAGCTTCTTCGACCACAACTATCGCCCCGTGCAGGAAGCCGGTCTGCTCGAACTCGTCGAAGGGGATACCGAACTTTTTCCCGGAGTGGAACTCATCGTCCATGACGGACACTCGCCCGCCATGCAGTCCGTGCGCGTCTTCGGTGGCGATTCCTCGATCTGGTTCCCTGCCGATCTCATTCCCCTGTCGGTTCATGTTCCTTTGCCCTACATCATGGGATATGATCTGTTTCCGATGACTACGCTGGCCGAGAAGAAACGATTGCTGCCGCGTGCTCTCGAAGAAAAATGGATACTGGTCTATGAGCACGATCCCCGCATCACGGCAAGTCTCCTCACGCGCGATCTTCGCGGGCAGATCGTACGTGGCGAAACCGTAACATTACTCTAA
- a CDS encoding T9SS type A sorting domain-containing protein — protein MIPHRFKGWFQSGFFVWTIVCGAVASQNSTAWAQLEIHTTAPTIRGDQASFWAQIPENYSPASPPAIVIWWHHWGANELEMRDGTQFALLANQRGWIAACHRGQIPTHWNAGEAQEHCRAVLDWLSANYPFARDSIYMVGGSMGGAAGQVWHNNNCGSEDYLIAATVGGSHILDCQLRQEQYLAGSDTNRSMRSLFGGLPSESDSIAFEYHRASAIFLADTTQSMHFNSLHLPVWNTWGMNDFEWTAYGYPALTWDTLRRADGADTTVTYCSGIDGHGITVIPQDTVMQWFSGFSANRYPDRLSINADENGDYYWTSATLVDTNWTFGRFGAVKDSALRRLDLTLINNVESLTVNFTFPWSEFDSLVCQWRQLDSAISGILAMLDSVPEPWDIVFRSGGDAMHTYLLGQLVLSIPENTADFTIYFEPLSTGSDRLALPQDIRLVSAYPNPFNSSTRLLIESAVPMETRLLIHDILGRLVATKDVELRTGQQQILFDASGLATGTYFVGLRDSGEPPLRILLLR, from the coding sequence ATGATCCCTCACAGATTCAAGGGTTGGTTTCAATCCGGTTTCTTTGTATGGACAATCGTTTGCGGGGCCGTTGCCTCGCAGAACTCCACAGCTTGGGCTCAGTTGGAGATCCACACAACTGCGCCGACGATTCGTGGCGACCAAGCGTCCTTTTGGGCTCAGATTCCCGAGAATTACTCGCCTGCCAGTCCCCCAGCCATTGTCATCTGGTGGCATCACTGGGGGGCAAACGAACTGGAGATGCGCGATGGTACGCAGTTTGCCCTTCTGGCCAACCAGCGCGGCTGGATTGCCGCGTGCCATCGAGGCCAGATTCCGACTCATTGGAATGCCGGAGAAGCTCAGGAGCACTGCCGGGCGGTATTGGATTGGCTTTCGGCGAACTACCCATTCGCGCGCGACTCCATCTACATGGTTGGCGGCTCGATGGGCGGAGCGGCCGGGCAAGTCTGGCACAACAACAACTGCGGCTCCGAGGATTATCTGATCGCTGCCACCGTCGGAGGATCTCATATCCTCGACTGTCAGCTTCGGCAGGAGCAGTATCTGGCCGGTAGCGACACCAATCGTTCGATGCGATCTCTTTTCGGCGGATTGCCCAGTGAGAGCGACTCGATTGCCTTTGAGTATCACCGCGCCAGCGCCATCTTTCTGGCCGATACGACTCAGTCCATGCACTTCAACAGCCTCCACCTCCCGGTGTGGAACACGTGGGGAATGAACGATTTCGAGTGGACGGCCTATGGTTATCCGGCCCTAACCTGGGATACATTGCGCCGCGCCGACGGAGCGGATACAACGGTAACCTACTGCTCGGGGATTGACGGCCACGGAATCACCGTAATCCCCCAAGATACTGTAATGCAGTGGTTCTCGGGTTTTTCCGCAAATCGCTACCCCGACCGGCTCTCCATCAATGCCGACGAGAACGGCGACTACTACTGGACCAGCGCGACACTGGTGGACACGAATTGGACGTTCGGCAGATTCGGAGCGGTCAAGGACTCCGCTTTGCGACGGCTGGATCTGACGCTCATCAATAACGTGGAGTCGTTGACGGTGAATTTCACGTTTCCGTGGAGCGAATTCGATTCGCTGGTGTGCCAATGGCGGCAGCTCGATTCGGCTATCAGCGGAATTTTGGCGATGCTGGATTCGGTGCCCGAACCGTGGGACATCGTTTTTCGCAGCGGCGGTGACGCCATGCATACCTATCTTCTCGGTCAGCTCGTCCTTTCAATCCCGGAAAACACCGCCGACTTCACCATCTACTTCGAGCCCTTGTCAACCGGTTCCGACCGTCTCGCGTTGCCGCAGGATATCCGTCTCGTATCCGCCTATCCGAATCCGTTCAATTCGTCCACGCGGCTACTGATCGAGAGCGCCGTGCCGATGGAAACCCGTTTGCTCATACACGACATTCTGGGAAGATTGGTGGCGACCAAAGACGTTGAGCTGCGAACCGGTCAGCAGCAGATTCTATTTGACGCAAGCGGACTCGCAACGGGAACCTACTTCGTCGGACTTCGCGACTCAGGCGAACCGCCGTTGCGGATTCTTCTCTTGCGATGA
- a CDS encoding M42 family metallopeptidase yields MPKKTFPSTKELLVQLCQAFGPSGHEDDVRSLITGLIRPFVDDLDTDASGNLIAVRKGRSGKKLMLDAHTDEVGIMVRYMDENGFLRFAKLGGWDDRVFAGHRVKLRTRGGSFYHGIIGMQPPHVLTEEQRSKTIKAEDYFIDVGALSAEDAQERGIAVGDVGVLDYPVLEFAPDHWVGKAFDDRVGCLLVIQVLRALAEGRIKTPLTVYASFSTSEELGLRGARVAAYGINPDVALALEGTIGADFPGVPAERKPCSLRKGPVISVIDSTFLVPRKMTDFLFDCAKRAKVEYQVKMPIYGGTDAGAIHQTRAGVLTGVIAVASRYIHSPNSTLYWPDYERTEKLVMEAVKRIHTLVE; encoded by the coding sequence ATGCCCAAGAAGACGTTTCCATCAACGAAAGAACTCCTCGTTCAACTTTGTCAAGCGTTCGGACCGTCCGGTCACGAGGACGACGTACGGTCGCTGATTACGGGCTTGATTCGACCGTTCGTGGATGATCTCGATACGGACGCTTCAGGAAATCTTATCGCGGTTCGCAAGGGACGCAGCGGCAAGAAGCTCATGCTCGACGCGCACACCGATGAAGTGGGCATCATGGTGCGCTATATGGATGAGAACGGATTCCTGCGCTTCGCCAAGCTCGGTGGATGGGATGATCGCGTATTCGCCGGACATCGCGTCAAACTTCGCACCCGCGGCGGCTCATTCTATCACGGCATAATCGGAATGCAGCCGCCACACGTGCTGACCGAAGAGCAGCGCAGCAAGACCATCAAGGCCGAGGACTATTTCATTGACGTCGGTGCGTTGTCGGCCGAAGATGCACAGGAGCGCGGAATCGCGGTAGGTGACGTGGGAGTCTTGGACTATCCGGTGTTGGAGTTCGCCCCCGATCACTGGGTGGGCAAAGCGTTCGATGATCGCGTGGGATGCCTGCTCGTTATTCAAGTTCTGCGGGCTCTTGCGGAAGGGAGAATCAAGACTCCCCTGACGGTGTATGCGAGTTTCTCGACGTCCGAAGAACTTGGCTTGCGCGGGGCGCGCGTGGCCGCCTACGGAATCAATCCCGACGTCGCATTGGCTCTGGAAGGAACCATCGGAGCGGATTTTCCGGGCGTTCCCGCCGAGCGAAAGCCGTGCAGCCTGCGCAAGGGACCGGTGATCTCGGTGATTGACTCCACGTTCCTCGTTCCCCGCAAGATGACCGATTTCCTGTTCGACTGCGCCAAGCGGGCGAAGGTTGAGTATCAGGTGAAAATGCCGATTTACGGCGGAACCGACGCGGGTGCGATCCATCAAACGCGCGCCGGAGTGTTAACCGGTGTGATCGCCGTTGCCAGCCGCTACATCCACTCGCCCAACTCGACTCTCTACTGGCCGGACTACGAAAGGACCGAGAAACTTGTCATGGAGGCGGTGAAACGCATCCACACGTTGGTGGAGTGA